In Leishmania braziliensis MHOM/BR/75/M2904 complete genome, chromosome 31, one genomic interval encodes:
- a CDS encoding nucleosome assembly protein-like protein codes for MPSQVHVDPMARAASDASETSSSEVDMVAVMMEMTVAERRRVYALQGLLKEYYDVRKRMRTEIAALANECAAANQKLFAARKEIVTGARDITAEEMQRIGFTETPIAPEKDAAPAKKGVKLVDPVDEKHNNALVEAAASPSGGIPAFWLTAMSNSEAVSNMITEKDRDALMHLADIEHRFVEGDPEKGDRLIFHFSPNEYFTNETLTKEYHTEYDEDHGEPRITTVVGCDINWKSSKKNLTVTVKQKKQRNKKTGQMRVVEREEPCESFFNFFSPPDPDDDDDDDDTDEDFLEQEMEMDVEVGTALTQAVVPRAIFYYTGEAVVETGKELREQFGFGEEDDEETDKDEDDDEDDDEDDNGDEDEEAAGASKFRNIVRQRGGGAAFGRRDGGNTAAGQKPPQQECKQQ; via the coding sequence ATGCCGTCCCAGGTGCACGTGGACCCGATggcgcgcgccgccagcgATGCCTCAgagacgagcagcagcgaggtggaCATGGTTGCCGTCATGATGGAGATGACCGTCGCGGAGCGCCGCCGTGTGTACGCACTGCAGGGACTGCTGAAGGAGTACTACGACGTGCGCAAGCGCATGCGTACCGAGATTGCGGCGCTCGCCAACGAGTGCGCCGCAGCGAACCAGAAGCTCTTCGCTGCTCGCAAGGAAATCGTCACGGGCGCTCGCGACATCACGGCAGAGGAGATGCAACGCATCGGTTTTACTGAGACGCCTATCGCGCCAGAGAAGGACGCGGCGCCTGCCAAGAAGGGCGTGAAGCTTGTTGATCCGGTGGACGAGAAGCACAACAACGCACTagtggaggcagcggcaagcCCGTCTGGTGGCATTCCGGCGTTTTGGCTGACCGCCATGAGCAACTCGGAGGCGGTGAGTAACATGATCACGGAAAAAGATCGCGACGCCCTCATGCACCTTGCCGACATCGAGCACAGGTTCGTCGAGGGTGATCCGGAGAAGGGTGACCGCCTCATCTTTCACTTTTCTCCCAACGAGTACTTCACAAATGAGACCCTCACGAAGGAATACCACACCGAGTACGACGAGGACCACGGCGAGCCGCGCATCACAACTGTGGTTGGCTGCGACATCAACTGGAAATCCTCGAAGAAGAACCTGACGGTGACGGTCAAGcagaagaagcagcgcaacaAGAAGACTGGCCAGATGCGCGTCGTGGAGCGCGAAGAGCCGTGCGAGTCCTTCTTCAACTTCTTCTCCCCGCCCGATCCGGatgacgatgatgacgacgacgacaccgaTGAGGACTTCCTCGAGCAAGAGATGGAGATGGATGTCGAGGTCGGGACGGCGCTGACGCAGGCAGTCGTGCCGCGCGCCATCTTCTACTACACTGGTGAGGCCGTGGTTGAGACTGGCAAGGAGTTGCGCGAGCAGTTTGGTtttggagaggaggacgacgaggagacCGACAAAgatgaggacgacgatgaggacgacgacgaggatgacaATGGCgatgaggatgaggaggcaGCTGGCGCATCGAAGTTTCGCAACATCGTCCGCcagcgcggtggcggtgctgcgttTGGTCGCCGTGACGGGGGCAATACTGCTGCAGGTCAGaagccaccgcagcaggaATGCAAGCAGCAGTAG
- the AAT1.1 gene encoding amino acid permease, which yields MSSQPSVKPPHHHRTRQREEFPDRISSHSGVALDSPRKSVTMVGVTSTTSLPAEARRAGQRFQRPSHSQPRRTGCLGVLQCIRDGVIKAVCTIIPPGGILSAAFNMASASIGAGILGLPSATDSAGLILAILYLIVITYFSVFSMYILALAAQNTRIKSFEGMARWLFPAGKYAFSYWAAFIRWFHGFSGCVAYVISIGNSLAPMFAGAAKQHPDNSAIQFFATTQGNRVFTVIIWLFVMLPLLIPKHVDSLRYASALAVMFIVYFVIMAVVHSIRHGLPETSKHVRLSGNQVDDDKLEHNTVFLFRTGNSVIHTVGIFMFAYVCQINACEVFWDFRPEIRTAKNYTLAAFIGMMMCGTLYLLVAVFGYLDFGSKNLLGKSLLLMFNPFDEVDIMIAYVGIMVKLCVAYALLGIAARNSLYYLIGFQHRYRNRPAAAVAGAAEELGAVDGCAAATAQCSANPVVAMADIAVVQSDGLVGADNNHGPAEATKDRTPSTSLNEDSVDEEYVDNTTEDTTYVDNIPFWQHLLVVLALSVASLLCGLFIPNINTVFGFAGAISGGFISFVFPALFIMYSGSFTVAQVGWFTYLNTYLLLICGVVGIVFGTIGTIYMTI from the coding sequence ATGTCAAGCCAGCCATCCGTGAagcctccccaccaccatcgaACGCGACAGCGCGAGGAGTTCCCCGACCGCAtcagcagccacagcggtGTCGCGCTGGACTCCCCGCGGAAGAGCGTGACGATGGTGGGTGTCACGAGCACGACTAGTCTGCCGgcggaggcgcggcgcgcaGGGCAGCGCTTCCAACGCCCGTCGCactcgcagccgcgccgcacgGGATGCCTTGGTGTTCTGCAGTGCATCCGCGACGGCGTCATCAAGGCGGTGTGCACCATCATTCCGCCTGGCGGCAttctctccgccgccttcaACATGGCGAGTGCGTCCATCGGCGCCGGCATCCTTGGTCTGCCGTCGGCGACCGACTCGGCAGGTCTCATTCTCGCCATCCTCTACCTCATCGTCATCACGTACTTCTCCGTGTTCTCCATGTACATCCTCGCACTCGCGGCGCAGAATACGCGCATCAAGAGCTTCGAGGGCATGGCGCGCTGGCTCTTCCCGGCCGGAAAGTACGCCTTCTCCTACTGGGCCGCGTTCATTCGCTGGTTCCACGGCTTTTCCGGGTGCGTCGCGTACGTCATCAGCATTGGTAACTCCCTTGCACCCATGTTCGCCGGTGCGGCAAAGCAGCACCCCGACAACAGCGCGATCCAATTCTTCGCCACCACGCAGGGCAACCGCGTTTTCACAGTCATCATTTGGCTCTTCgtgatgctgccgctgctcattcCGAAGCATGTCGACTCGCTCCGCTACGCCTCCGCTCTCGCGGTGATGTTTATTGTGTACTTCGTCATTATGGCTGTCGTGCACAGCATCCGGCACGGACTGCCCGAAACGTCCAAGCACGTGCGGCTGTCCGGCAATCAAGTGGATGATGACAAGCTGGAGCACAATACcgtgtttctttttcgcACAGGCAACTCTGTAATCCACACCGTGGGCATCTTTATGTTTGCGTACGTCTGTCAGATCAACGCGTGCGAGGTTTTCTGGGATTTCAGGCCGGAGATTCGCACGGCGAAGAACTACACGCTGGCAGCGTTCATCGGCATGATGATGTGCGGCACGCTGTACCTGCTGGTGGCCGTATTCGGCTACCTTGACTTTGGCAGCAAGAACCTGCTGGGcaagtcgctgctgctcatgttCAACCCATTCGATGAGGTGGACATCATGATCGCCTACGTTGGCATCATGGTCAAGCTGTGCGTCGCCTACGCACTGCTCGGCATTGCGGCGCGCAACTCCTTGTACTACCTGATCGGCTTCCAGCACCGCTACCGCAACCgccccgctgcggcggtcgcaggcgctgcggaggagctcggcgctgtcgatggctgcgccgctgctaccgccCAGTGCAGCGCGAATCCGGTCGTGGCCATGGCGGACATCGCCGTCGTCCAGTCCGACGGTCTCGTCGGGGCGGACAACAACCACGGCCCCGCGGAGGCGACGAAGGACCGCACTCCGTCCACTTCCCTCAACGAGGACTCCGTGGACGAGGAGTACGTGGACAACACCACCGAGGACACGACGTACGTGGACAACATCCCGTTCTGGCAGCACCTGCTCGTCGTGCTCGCCCTCTCCgtcgcgtcgctgctgtgcggcctGTTCATCCCGAACATCAACACCGTCTTCGGTTTTGCTGGCGCGATCAGTGGCGGCTTCATCTCCTTTGTCTTCCCCGCACTGTTCATCATGTACTCGGGCAGCTTcacggtggcgcaggtgggTTGGTTCACGTACCTGAACACGTACCTGCTGCTGATCTGTGGCGTTGTCGGCATTGTATTTGGCACCATCGGCACCATCTACATGACGATTTAG
- the AAT1.2 gene encoding amino acid permease, whose translation MSNHASMSNGETHRPHSPVHYSQEHTHHAQNKAQQSSHSQPRRTGCLGVLQCIRDGVIKAVCTIIPPGGILSAAFNMASASIGAGILGLPSATDSAGLILAILYLIVITYFSVFSMYILALAAQNTRIKSFEGMARWLFPAGKYAFSYWAAFIRCFHGFSASVAYVISIGNSITPMFAGAAKQHPDNSAIQFFATTQGNRVFTVIIWLFVMLPLLIPKHVDSLRYASALAVMFIVYFVIMAVVHSIRHGLPETSKHVRLSGNQVDDDKLEHNTVFLFRTGNSVIHTVGIFVFAYVCQVNAYEVFWDFRPEIRTAKNYTLAAFIGMMMCGTLYLLVCVFGYLDFGSKNLLGKSLLLMFNPLEEVDIMIAYVGIMVKLCVAYALLGIAARNSLYYLIGFQHRYRNRPAAAVAGAAEELGAVDGCAAATAQCSANPVVAMADIAVVQSDGLVGADNNHGPAEATKDRTPSTSLNEDSVDEEYVDNTTEDTTYVDNIPFWQHLLVVLALSVASLLCGLFIPNINTVFGFAGAISGGFIAFVFPALFVMYSGSFTVEQVGWFTYLNTYLLLICGVVGIVFGTAGTIYETI comes from the coding sequence ATGTCCAACCACGCCAGCATGAGTAACGGTGAGACACACCGTCCGCACAGCCCTGTCCACTACAGTCAAGAGCACACTCACCATGCTCAGAACAAGGCACAGCAGTCTTCCCACTCTCAGCCGCGCCGCACGGGATGCCTTGGTGTTCTGCAGTGCATCCGCGACGGCGTCATCAAGGCGGTGTGCACCATCATTCCGCCTGGCGGCAttctctccgccgccttcaACATGGCGAGTGCGTCCATCGGCGCCGGCATCCTTGGTCTGCCGTCGGCGACCGACTCGGCAGGTCTCATTCTCGCCATCCTCTACCTCATCGTCATCACGTACTTCTCCGTGTTCTCCATGTACATCCTCGCACTCGCGGCGCAGAATACGCGCATCAAGAGCTTCGAGGGCATGGCGCGCTGGCTCTTCCCGGCCGGAAAGTACGCCTTCTCCTACTGGGCCGCGTTCATTCGCTGCTTCCACGGCTTTTCCGCGTCCGTCGCGTACGTCATCAGCATTGGCAACTCCATTACACCCATGTTCGCCGGTGCGGCAAAGCAGCACCCCGACAACAGCGCGATCCAATTCTTCGCCACCACGCAGGGCAACCGCGTTTTCACAGTCATCATTTGGCTCTTCgtgatgctgccgctgctcattcCGAAGCATGTCGACTCGCTCCGCTACGCCTCCGCTCTCGCGGTGATGTTTATTGTGTACTTCGTCATTATGGCTGTCGTGCACAGCATCCGGCACGGACTGCCCGAAACGTCCAAGCACGTGCGGCTGTCCGGCAATCAAGTGGATGATGACAAGCTGGAGCACAATACcgtgtttctttttcgcACAGGCAACTCTGTAATCCACACCGTGGGCATCTTTGTGTTTGCATACGTCTGTCAGGTCAACGCGTACGAGGTTTTCTGGGATTTCAGGCCGGAGATTCGCACGGCGAAGAACTACACGCTGGCAGCGTTCATCGGCATGATGATGTGCGGCACGCTGTacctgctggtgtgcgtgttcggCTACCTTGACTTTGGCAGCAAGAACCTGCTGGGcaagtcgctgctgctcatgttCAACCCgctcgaggaggtggacatCATGATCGCCTACGTTGGCATCATGGTCAAGCTGTGCGTCGCCTACGCACTGCTCGGCATTGCGGCGCGCAACTCCTTGTACTACCTGATCGGCTTCCAGCACCGCTACCGCAACCgccccgctgcggcggtcgcaggcgctgcggaggagctcggcgctgtcgatggctgcgccgctgctaccgccCAGTGCAGCGCGAATCCGGTCGTGGCCATGGCGGACATCGCCGTCGTCCAGTCCGACGGTCTCGTCGGGGCGGACAACAACCACGGCCCCGCGGAGGCGACGAAGGACCGCACTCCGTCCACTTCCCTCAACGAGGACTCCGTGGACGAGGAGTACGTGGACAACACCACCGAGGACACGACGTACGTGGACAACATCCCGTTCTGGCAGCACCTGCTCGTCGTGCTCGCCCTCTCCgtcgcgtcgctgctgtgcggcctGTTCATCCCGAACATCAACACCGTCTTCGGTTTTGCTGGCGCGATCAGTGGCGGCTTCATCGCCTTTGTCTTCCCCGCGCTGTTCGTCATGTACTCGGGCAGCTTCACGGTGGAGCAGGTGGGTTGGTTCACGTACCTGAACACGTACCTGCTGCTGATCTGTGGCGTTGTCGGCATTGTATTTGGCACCGCCGGCACCATCTACGAAACGATTTGA
- a CDS encoding putative dihydroceramide synthase: MALQYSVETVRAQGISSPYASPAELYIPDLTNSTRRFRDVTDTTLRWSELPGAFLNIKAYQDKYGVGCSGWGVDVSLLPALLPAVYWFLAIMLIRYLCFEPFSRFGIYMGVVTENSACHRRRIAAGRRGIASLSPRNQKKIIKFQNQMWLSIFYFVSSCFGYYIQRDQLWFKLPLDNEASLHILLPHPYNPPQELLTYYHYGLAFYSAELCSLFLLERHVKRSDFLEYVVHHVITVLLIFFSHVGLEHRFGAYVLFIHDTSDVMLSVSKSLHYMSQEDTARQERYNKRQADKKSGKIYQKSIFYRYIVTDLSVNFCFIVFMSLFFFFRLYCLPFTTKASIRMAKLRHGNFNMWMLVFLLNVLLQGLHVYWSVLIIAMLLSLVKGGKRKDIRSDDEEDPERPSCVHWGKLTESDDDTNAKGDKVKRAHKMSPAGNAALSSSSFSTPARNGSLRRNSSKKQ, encoded by the coding sequence ATGGCGCTTCAGTACTCTGTGGAAACCGTTCGGGCTCAGGGAATCAGCAGCCCATATGCCTCGCCGGCGGAGCTGTATATACCTGATCTAACCAACTCAACCCGTCGCTTCCGGGATGTTACGGACACCACCCTGCGGTGGTCGGAGCTTCCAGGTGCCTTCCTCAATATCAAGGCGTACCAAGACAAGTATGGTGTTGGCTGTAGCGGCTGGGGAGTGGATGTGAGCCTGCTCCCGGCTCTGCTCCCTGCCGTGTACTGGTTTCTAGCCATTATGCTGATCCGCTACCTCTGCTTCGAGCCGTTCTCGCGCTTCGGCATCTATATGGGCGTCGTCACAGAAAACTCCGcctgccatcgccgccgcatcgccgccgGCAGGCGTGGCATAGCCTCCCTCTCGCCACGTAATCAGAAGAAAATCATAAAGTTTCAGAATCAGATGTGGTTGTCGATATTTTATTTTGTCTCCTCGTGCTTCGGCTACTACATCCAACGTGATCAACTGTGGTTCAAGCTTCCACTCGACAACGAGGCCAGTTTGCACATCCTGTTGCCGCACCCGTACAACCCCCCACAGGAGCTGCTCACGTACTACCACTACGGCCTGGCCTTCTACTCCGCTGAGCTgtgctccctcttcctcctggAGCGTCACGTGAAGCGGTCGGATTTCTTAGAGTACGTAGTGCACCACGTCATTACAGTGCTGCTCATTTTCTTCTCCCACGTCGGGCTCGAGCACCGCTTTGGCGCTTATGTGCTCTTCATCCACGACACCTCCGACGTCATGCTGTCCGTCAGCAAGTCCCTCCACTACATGTCGCAGGAGGACACCGCGCGTCAGGAGCGCTACAACAAGAGGCAAGCTGATAAAAAGAGTGGCAAGATATACCAGAAGTCCATCTTCTACAGATACATCGTCACAGATCTAAGCGTGAACTTCTGCTTCATCGTCTTCATgtcccttttcttctttttcagACTCTACTGCTTGCCGTTTACGACCAAGGCGTCGATCCGCATGGCCAAACTGCGTCATGGAAACTTCAACATGTGGATGCTCGTCTTCCTGCTgaacgtgctgctgcaggggcTACATGTGTACTGGTCGGTCCTCATCATCGCCATGTTACTGTCTCTTGTGAAGGGCGGGAAGCGCAAGGACATCCGATCTGACGATGAAGAAGATCCCGAGCGCCCCTCGTGTGTTCACTGGGGGAAGCTGACAGAGTCGGACGATGACACCAACGCGAAAGGAGACAAAGTCAAGCGAGCCCACAAGATGTCACCGGCGGGCAATGCCGCACTGTCATCGTCCTCCTTCTCGACCCCGGCTCGCAACggctcgctgcgccgcaaCTCCTCCAAGAAGCAGTAG
- the AAT1.3 gene encoding amino acid permease, with protein sequence MSNHTSMSNGETHRPHSPVHYSQEHTHHAQNKAQQPSHSQPRRTGCLGVLQCIRDGVIKAVCAIIPPGGILSAAFNMASASIGAGILGLPSATDSAGLILAILYLIVITYFSVFSMYILALAAQNTRIKSFEGMARWLFPAGKYAFSYWAAFIRCFHGFSASVAYVISIGNSLAPMFAGAAKQHPDNSAIQFFATTQGNRVFTVIIWLFVMLPLLIPKHVDSLRYASALAVMFIVYFVIMAVVHSIRHGLPETSKHVRLSGNQVDDDKLEHNTVFLFRTGNSVIHTVGIFVFAYVCQVNAYEVFWDFRPEIRTAKNYTLAAFIGMMMCGTLYLLVAVFGYLDFGSKNLLGKSLLLMFNPLEEVDIMIAYVGIMIKLCVAYALLGIAARNSLYYLIGFQHRYRNRPAAAVAGAAEELGAVDGCAAATAQCSANPVVAMADIAVVQSDGLVGADNNHGPAEATKDRNPSTSLNEDSVDEEYVDNTTEDTTYVDNIPFWQHLLVVLALSVASLLCGLFIPHINTVFGFAGAISGGFISFVFPALFVMYSGSFTVEQVGWFTYLNTYLLLICGVVGIVFGTAGTIYMTI encoded by the coding sequence ATGTCCAACCACACCAGCATGAGTAACGGTGAGACACACCGTCCGCACAGCCCTGTCCACTACAGTCAAGAGCACACTCACCATGCTCAGAACAAGGCACAGCAGCCTTCCCACTCTCAGCCGCGCCGCACGGGATGCCTTGGTGTTCTGCAGTGCATCCGCGACGGCGTCATCAAGGCGGTGTGCGCCATCATTCCGCCTGGCGGCAttctctccgccgccttcaACATGGCGAGTGCGTCCATCGGCGCCGGCATCCTTGGTCTGCCGTCGGCGACCGACTCGGCAGGTCTCATTCTCGCCATCCTCTACCTCATCGTCATCACGTACTTCTCCGTGTTCTCCATGTACATCCTCGCACTCGCGGCGCAGAATACGCGCATCAAGAGCTTCGAGGGCATGGCGCGCTGGCTCTTCCCGGCCGGAAAGTACGCCTTCTCCTACTGGGCCGCGTTCATTCGCTGCTTCCACGGCTTTTCCGCGTCCGTCGCGTACGTCATCAGCATTGGCAACTCCCTTGCACCCATGTTCGCCGGTGCGGCAAAGCAGCACCCCGACAACAGCGCGATCCAATTCTTCGCCACCACGCAAGGCAACCGCGTTTTCACAGTCATCATTTGGCTCTTCGTGATGCTTCCGCTGCTCATTCCGAAGCATGTCGACTCGCTCCGCTACGCCTCCGCTCTCGCGGTGATGTTTATTGTGTACTTCGTCATTATGGCTGTCGTGCACAGCATCCGGCACGGACTGCCCGAAACGTCCAAGCACGTGCGGCTGTCCGGCAATCAAGTGGATGATGACAAGCTGGAGCACAATACcgtgtttctttttcgcACAGGCAACTCTGTAATCCACACCGTGGGCATCTTTGTGTTTGCGTACGTCTGTCAGGTCAACGCGTACGAGGTTTTCTGGGATTTCAGGCCGGAGATTCGCACGGCGAAGAACTACACGCTGGCAGCGTTCATCGGCATGATGATGTGCGGCACGCTGTACCTGCTGGTGGCCGTGTTCGGCTACCTTGACTTTGGCAGCAAGAACCTGCTGGGcaagtcgctgctgctcatgttCAACCCgctcgaggaggtggacatCATGATCGCCTACGTTGGCATCATGATCAAGCTGTGCGTCGCCTACGCACTGCTCGGCATTGCGGCGCGCAACTCCTTGTACTACCTGATCGGCTTCCAGCACCGCTACCGCAACCgccccgctgcggcggtcgcaggcgctgcggaggagctcggcgctgtcgatggctgcgccgctgctaccgccCAGTGCAGCGCGAATCCGGTCGTGGCCATGGCGGACATCGCCGTCGTCCAGTCCGACGGTCTCGTCGGGGCGGACAACAACCACGGCCCCGCGGAGGCGACGAAGGACCGCAATCCGTCCACTTCCCTCAACGAGGACTCCGTGGACGAGGAGTACGTGGACAACACCACCGAGGACACGACGTACGTGGACAACATCCCGTTCTGGCAGCACCTGCTCGTCGTGCTCGCCCTCTCCgtcgcgtcgctgctgtgcggcctGTTCATCCCGCACATCAACACCGTCTTCGGTTTTGCTGGTGCGATCAGTGGCGGCTTCATCTCCTTTGTCTTCCCCGCGCTGTTCGTCATGTACTCGGGCAGCTTCACGGTGGAGCAGGTGGGTTGGTTCACGTACCTGAACACGTACCTGCTGCTGATCTGTGGCGTTGTCGGCATTGTATTTGGCACCGCCGGCACCATCTACATGACGATTTAG